Proteins encoded within one genomic window of Candidatus Hydrogenedentota bacterium:
- a CDS encoding flagellin FliC, with protein MGLRINTNVPALNTARVLRRSTNALNQSLERLSSGLRINRAADDAAGLAIAEAFRSQVLGTQVAQRNAQDGVSLVQTAEGALSETTNILQRIRELAVQSANGTQSTSNRAALDAEVKQLLAQIDSIALDTDYNGIRVLSSSQTVTLQSGAYTSQVLAVVVSGAKTNDLSVNAVSVSTMALAVSAISTIDNAIQSVNTLRSSLGAYQNRLEFTINTLAIQEENAAASQSAIRDADIAQETVGYTRNQILVSAGTSVLAQANIVPQTALLLLS; from the coding sequence ATGGGACTTCGGATCAATACCAATGTGCCCGCGCTGAACACGGCGCGCGTCCTGAGGCGGTCCACGAACGCGTTGAACCAGTCGCTGGAACGGCTGTCGAGCGGCTTGCGGATCAACCGTGCGGCGGACGACGCGGCGGGACTGGCAATCGCGGAGGCGTTTCGCTCGCAGGTGCTGGGCACGCAAGTGGCGCAGCGCAATGCGCAGGACGGCGTCAGCCTCGTGCAGACGGCGGAAGGCGCGCTGAGCGAGACGACGAACATCCTGCAGCGTATCCGTGAACTGGCGGTGCAGTCGGCGAACGGCACGCAGAGCACGAGCAACCGCGCCGCGCTCGATGCGGAAGTGAAGCAGTTGCTGGCGCAGATCGACAGCATCGCGCTGGACACCGACTACAACGGGATTCGCGTGCTGAGTTCGTCGCAGACGGTCACGCTGCAGTCGGGCGCGTACACGAGCCAGGTGCTGGCGGTGGTTGTTTCGGGCGCGAAGACGAACGACCTTTCGGTGAACGCCGTGTCGGTTTCCACGATGGCGTTGGCGGTGTCGGCGATCAGCACGATCGACAACGCGATCCAGAGCGTGAACACCCTGCGCAGCAGCCTGGGCGCGTACCAGAACCGCCTGGAATTCACGATCAATACGCTGGCGATTCAAGAAGAGAACGCCGCCGCCTCGCAGAGCGCTATCCGCGATGCCGACATCGCGCAGGAAACGGTCGGGTATACCCGCAACCAGATTCTGGTCAGCGCAGGCACATCGGTGCTTGCCCAAGCCAATATTGTGCCGCAGACCGCCCTGCTGCTCTTGAGCTAG
- a CDS encoding flagellar protein FlaG, whose product MERKRKTEAVPIEEQRRRTGTRMRVDEATSRIVGQLIDQNNKVIRQVPPQELLEIAAQFRRLQGLIFDERA is encoded by the coding sequence GTGGAGCGTAAGAGAAAAACGGAGGCCGTTCCCATCGAGGAGCAGCGGCGCCGTACGGGTACTCGCATGCGCGTCGATGAGGCGACCAGCCGCATCGTAGGTCAATTGATTGACCAGAACAACAAAGTGATCAGGCAAGTCCCGCCGCAGGAACTGCTCGAAATCGCGGCACAGTTCCGGCGGCTTCAGGGATTGATCTTTGACGAACGCGCCTGA